A genomic region of Alicyclobacillus sp. SO9 contains the following coding sequences:
- a CDS encoding SGNH/GDSL hydrolase family protein, with protein MTPKIYLALGDSITAGHGVTHPSLAFVRHVSDFAQKQLLADRTVVIAKNGWTTKDILTAANRISPGIWQQTSLLTLMSGGNDLRKLLRRQYLSLSGQPISPTSVYKRLQEFGYHMDALCAHIAEQRIPHVIVATVYNPIPNFPLAVRAIDALNGIAREIAEHYDFTVVNVQKKFLTHEAYYIEGYKTGRFEDLMSPIRRPIHPNNAGHKRIADTITEHLARDLATKTKRPRKKKRHATKTRI; from the coding sequence GTGACACCAAAGATTTATCTTGCATTGGGGGATTCCATCACAGCAGGCCACGGCGTGACCCATCCTAGCCTAGCCTTTGTTCGACACGTCAGTGACTTTGCACAAAAGCAATTGTTAGCCGACCGTACGGTAGTCATTGCCAAAAACGGATGGACAACGAAAGATATTTTGACAGCCGCAAACAGAATAAGCCCAGGAATATGGCAGCAAACAAGTCTTTTGACACTCATGAGCGGTGGAAATGACTTGCGAAAACTACTTCGACGACAGTACCTGTCTCTGTCAGGCCAACCGATTTCCCCAACATCAGTCTATAAGCGACTTCAAGAGTTTGGTTATCATATGGATGCACTGTGTGCACATATCGCAGAGCAGCGCATTCCACATGTCATTGTGGCTACGGTGTATAATCCAATTCCAAATTTTCCGCTGGCCGTTCGCGCAATCGATGCCCTAAACGGCATTGCTCGGGAGATTGCCGAACACTACGATTTTACCGTGGTGAATGTACAAAAGAAGTTTTTAACCCATGAAGCGTACTATATTGAAGGGTATAAAACAGGACGTTTCGAAGACCTAATGTCTCCGATTCGCCGCCCTATTCATCCAAACAATGCAGGGCACAAGCGAATCGCAGACACCATTACTGAACACCTTGCCAGAGACTTGGCAACCAAGACAAAGCGCCCCCGCAAGAAGAAACGACATGCAACAAAAACAAGAATCTAG
- a CDS encoding signal peptidase II has translation MGTLNNHVRRAKGIGIVLGLIVFAVDRTIKILINRGDISGRYGIVQIIPLHNYGAMGGTLAHHRLLLTGIGLAVIVGLSIMWFRYAAGRYPILFYIGWGFLFGGALGNTFGRLFYGYVTDMFHLPHGRGVFNLADISLQLGILLMALHYVLQPRSVKHHRN, from the coding sequence GTGGGTACACTGAACAATCATGTACGCAGAGCTAAAGGTATTGGTATCGTTCTCGGCTTAATCGTCTTCGCGGTCGACCGAACGATAAAAATTCTTATCAACAGAGGCGACATTAGCGGGCGCTACGGAATCGTGCAGATTATTCCTTTGCACAACTACGGTGCGATGGGGGGGACGCTTGCTCATCATCGCTTGCTGCTAACGGGGATAGGATTAGCAGTCATTGTCGGCTTGTCCATCATGTGGTTTCGCTATGCCGCAGGGAGGTATCCCATACTGTTCTATATTGGCTGGGGTTTTCTGTTTGGCGGTGCACTCGGCAACACGTTTGGGCGGCTGTTTTATGGTTATGTGACAGACATGTTTCATTTGCCGCACGGAAGAGGTGTCTTTAACCTCGCTGATATCTCTCTTCAATTGGGTATTCTGTTGATGGCTTTACACTATGTTCTGCAGCCGCGCAGCGTGAAGCATCATCGCAACTGA
- a CDS encoding RNA polymerase sigma factor has translation MNHNRNTPPLNAEVNPKVELLYRQYASDVYGLALSSMRNPTDAEDAVQEVFLRVLKNWSHFRGEAHVKTWIFQIARNYLIDVSKRKTRTRRLALEMSRQPAFDQLESIIEVKDMLNDLSQNQREVINLRIVHDLSVADTAHVMQCSEGKVRTDTHRALKTLRGIAR, from the coding sequence GTGAACCATAATCGCAATACCCCTCCACTGAACGCGGAAGTGAACCCCAAAGTGGAACTGCTTTACAGACAGTACGCTTCCGATGTGTACGGACTTGCCTTGTCATCCATGCGCAATCCAACGGATGCTGAGGATGCAGTGCAAGAGGTATTTCTCCGCGTCTTGAAAAACTGGAGTCATTTTCGAGGTGAGGCCCATGTCAAGACGTGGATTTTTCAAATTGCCCGCAACTACCTGATAGATGTAAGTAAGAGAAAAACAAGAACGAGGAGATTAGCACTTGAGATGTCCCGCCAGCCGGCCTTCGACCAGCTTGAATCAATCATAGAAGTGAAAGACATGTTGAACGATTTGTCACAGAATCAAAGAGAAGTGATTAACCTCCGTATTGTTCATGACTTATCAGTAGCCGATACGGCGCATGTGATGCAGTGCTCCGAAGGAAAGGTTCGGACAGATACGCATCGAGCACTGAAAACATTGAGGGGGATTGCCAGATAG
- a CDS encoding GntR family transcriptional regulator, producing the protein MIESEVNRMWLNINPRASDPIYLQIIRGIKSAVARGLLSPGEKLASVRELATELTVNHNTVARAYQELERDRVIEVIVGRGTFVSLNPIPPNYEERVIKIQNDVKTMLVEAHHLGMTAAGFLEMVRGIVEEWNVTEEVQKDDQRN; encoded by the coding sequence ATGATTGAAAGTGAAGTGAACCGCATGTGGCTCAACATTAATCCCAGAGCTAGTGATCCCATATACCTGCAAATCATTCGAGGCATCAAGTCGGCAGTTGCTCGAGGACTTTTGTCCCCCGGAGAGAAGCTTGCTTCCGTTAGGGAATTGGCTACAGAACTTACTGTAAACCACAACACAGTGGCGCGGGCGTATCAAGAACTGGAGAGGGACAGAGTCATTGAAGTGATTGTTGGTAGAGGAACTTTCGTAAGCTTGAATCCAATTCCGCCAAACTATGAAGAACGGGTCATCAAGATACAAAACGATGTCAAGACGATGCTTGTCGAAGCACACCATTTAGGTATGACTGCAGCTGGATTTCTCGAGATGGTTCGGGGCATTGTCGAAGAATGGAACGTGACCGAGGAGGTTCAAAAGGATGACCAACGAAATTAG